The region CCCGAGAACCTTGCCAAGGCCATCGCATGGAGCCCGGATTACTGGGGCGCCGCATCGGGTCAAGGCACCACCACGAACGAGGAATACGGGCAGGAACAGCTGAACGCGCTTCTGGCGAAATGACGCCGGGGCCGACCTGTTCGGTACGGCCCCAAGCCATGTATAACAGTCGCGCGGGCCATTTTGGCCCGTGCCAGCAAGGGAAGACCAAGCCGGACATGGACAAGGCATTCATAAAGGGTTTGCGGCTGATCGAGGCGCTTGCGCTAAGCGACCAGCCGCGTGGCGTGACCGATCTTGCCAATGAGCTTGAGCTGACGAAAAGCAATGTGCATCGCCTGCTGGCCACCCTGATCTCGCAGGGTTACGTCCGGCAGGTGCCACCGCAAAGCCATTATGAGCTGACAACGCGCATCTGGGAACTGGGCAGCCATGTGATCCGCCGGATGGACCTGACCCAGATCGCCCGCCCCGCCATGATCCGGCTGGCCGAACAGACCGGAGAAACGGTGCATCTGTCCGTACTGGACGGCAGCGAGGTGGTCTATCTCGACAAGATCGAAAGTGCGCATCACATTCGCGCCCATACCAGTGTCGGCTCGCGCGCCCCGGCTTATACGGTTGCGACCGGCAAGGCGATGCTTGCCCATATGCCCGACGATTACCTGGATCGTTTCGAAGGGCGGATGGTGCGCTATACCGACACCACACGGACAACACTGGCCGAACTGCGCGATGACATCCGCCTTGCGCGTGAACAGGGCTATGCCCTCGTCCCCGAGGGCGAATGGCGCGACGGTATCGCCGCCTGTGCCTGCGCGATCCTGAATCGCTCGGGCGAATTGGCTGGGTCCATCGGCATGTCCGGGCCCGACTCGCGCATCAAGCGCAAGCAGCTCAAGGAAATTGCGCCGCAGGTGGTGGAGGCTGCTCGCGCCATCTCGCTTGCGCTGGGTTGTGCGCCCCGGGGCTGAGACGGTGGAATGCAACAAGCCCCTGTCGTTCCGAAAGGGCATCCGGTCCTGCCGGACGCCCTTTGGCGATGGCTTCAGATCTCTTGCGCGGTCATTTCATAGGTGAAGGCCTTGGCGTCCAGTTCGTTTAGCCGACCCTTGGCGTTCAAGCCCTGCGGATACATCAGGAAGGGCAGGGCTGCGTCCGCAGGTGCTCCGGGCAGGGTCACA is a window of Paracoccus methylovorus DNA encoding:
- a CDS encoding IclR family transcriptional regulator — its product is MDKAFIKGLRLIEALALSDQPRGVTDLANELELTKSNVHRLLATLISQGYVRQVPPQSHYELTTRIWELGSHVIRRMDLTQIARPAMIRLAEQTGETVHLSVLDGSEVVYLDKIESAHHIRAHTSVGSRAPAYTVATGKAMLAHMPDDYLDRFEGRMVRYTDTTRTTLAELRDDIRLAREQGYALVPEGEWRDGIAACACAILNRSGELAGSIGMSGPDSRIKRKQLKEIAPQVVEAARAISLALGCAPRG